The following nucleotide sequence is from Nitrospira sp..
TTGCGTTCGTCCTGGTCGGGTCATTTATTTCCATCGCCACGGCGATGTTTGTTGCGGTACCTCAGGGAGCGGTCAAACCCGAGCTTGTGCTGACTATGTTCACGAGCGTCGTGGGTTTTCTCGCGGGCCTATTCGTTCCGAGCCCCGCAGGAAATAAGCAAGGGCAAGCCTAGCCTAGCAAGCACTTTCAGGTACGTTGAACCTCCGAGGTTCACGACGGGGTGAAGAACACACGTCACGTTTGTGAACGCCGCGGAGATGTGAACCGGCAGTGCCTCCATGAGTGCGAAGCCGGGATCCATGTTCAGCAGCCTGCCTAGAAATTCGATTCGAGACTGAACGGTGTTTTGTTCAACACCGTGGCCGCGGCGCTGGACAGGGCCGCATCCTCTGCATGGTCGAGGGCATAGATCCGAAACTGCACCAGGCGGGTGGGGAGCAGGTCCAAGAATTCTTCCAACGGTTCAGTCGAGAGTCCCTTGGTTCCGGGATCGTACACGAGGAGTGGGGTGCTGCGGGTGTCCTTGGGGTCAGGGCGCGGATCGAGAGGGGCCATGTCCACACGGAAGGGGAAGTGTTTGAGGCGGGAGGGCAGGGCCTTCTGAATCTGTTGCCGAAAGTGCTCATGGCTGGGAAAGTCCATGCCCCGCTCGACACCCTTTTCTTTCAAGACCGTGCTGTAAGCCATTTTCCATTTGACGTCTCGGCCGAGGATGTGGGCCCATTCGCGATGGAGGCGGCGCAGGGTGCTTCGTCCGGACCGCTTCCACCGGCGGACTTCCTCCAGCAGCGACCAGTCGGTCAGGGTCAGGTAATCCTCCATATGTTTGGCCGGGTTTTCGGGAAACATCCGCTTCATCGTGTCCCCGAAGATGTCGCGGAGATGAATGTCGATCGCTCGGGTCGTGCGGTGAAAGTACACGTTGGAGTAGAGGTACATCCTCGTGTTGAGAAACATCTGCAGCGCGGGCAGTCCGGTCTTGTGGATCGTGAATCCGCGGTCCGTGATGATGGTGTAATGAATCAAGCGGGTCAGATCGACGGGGCCGACCGCGACGCCGCACATGTAGGCATCGCGGAGGACATAATCCAAGTTGTCGGCGGTGTAACTCCCCGAGATGACCGGCTGCAGCAGGTTGAGCCAGCGTGGGATCCGGGAGTTATCCTTGCCCTTTTCTTTCAAGATGACGTGGGCGATCAGATCGGGGTTGAGTTCTTCGCCGCGTTCGAACGGACCGGACGGGCTTCGGCGGATTTTCTTGATGAGCGGGCCCACATGCTCGCGCACGATGATTTGACCGAGTCGCTCGTGGGACAGCCCGAAGTCGTGTAAGTAGTTGTCATCGAAGAAATGGCAAAAGGGGCCATGGCCGATGTCGTGGAGCAGTGCGGTGATCCGCAAAAATTCCTCGACGAACGGTGCCGACGGCAGGTCGGGCGCTACCTTTTTCAGAAACGGATAGAGGTGGCGGGCGAACCGGCCGGCCACGTGCATGGTGCCGAGCGAATGGACGAATCGTGTATGTTCCGCCGACGGATAGACCCAGCGGGCGCTCTGCAATTGATAAATGTAGCGGAGGCGCTGGACCCAAGGGGAATCGATCAGGTCTTTCTCCGTTCGCTCGGAGGAGTTGGGCGTCGCATAGGGAACGGTGAAAGTCACGTATTCATGGATGGGATCGGCGATCAGCGCCGATCCGTCATAGGGCGCGGGTGAATGTGCGGGAGGAAGTTTCATAGCCGGATCGTCGAGTCATCTTAACGTAGCCCGGGCGAAGGGGGCAACGCGTTGCGCTCGGCCGATGCGGTCCTCTGCCGGTAGGCGCGGATCAGGAAGAAGGCGATCGGATAGGCAAGCAAGCCACCCGCGAGGCTCAGGACGAAGCCGCCGAGGAAGAAGGGCCAGGCATAGGGCATGACCTGGTGGTAGATCCCCATAAAACTGAGGTTGCTCCAATCGAACGACGGCATCTCGCGGACGCCCAGGAGAACCGCGCCCGTCCAGTAGGTCGCGCCGAGGATCGGAATCAAGGTCCAGGGGTTATTCACGAAGGCTCCCGCAAGGAGCGCGACCGCGTTCAATCCGAAGGCCCACGCGCAGAACCCCACCATCACCATATGGAGCCCGTAAGTCGGGGAGAAGGCGATGAACACCCCGATGGCGAATGCCAGCGCCGTGCGGCGCGGGGTCTCCTCGAGCTGGAGAATCCGGCGAAAAAGGGAACGGACGTCCGTCATAGTCGTGCCGACCTGGGGTTAGCAGGGCCTGAGAAAATGTTCGTAACTGGTCACCACCAAGGGCTGGGTCGTTCCTTGCTCGGTCCGCAGCCGCAGCCCCGATCGTCGAGAGGTGATGCGTCCGATGCAGGTGAAACGAAAATCCGTACAGGCCGCCAAGCGTTCGAACCGCCCCTGTTGAGCGGCGGGCACCGTGAACAACAGTTCGTAATCCTCACCCCCTTGGAGAGCGATGTCGACGGCATCGAGTCCGCGACTGGTGGCGTAAGCGCGGCACGCCGGCGAGAGGGGGAGCGCGGCGGGAAAGAGTTCCGCGCCGACCCGGCTTTCTTCGCACAGGTGGGTGAGGTCGCCCGTCAAGCCGTCGGAGAGGTCGATCGCTGCACCGGACAACCCGTGACGAATCAACCATTGGCCCTCCGCAATGCGAGCCGAGGGGCGGTGGTGTCTCCTGAGAAGAAACCGTGCGTGCGTGGGGCGGAGAGTGTTGCTGCCCCTGCCGGCCGGCGTTCTCAAGAGGCCGAGCCCGGCATGGGAGTCCCCGAGCGTGCCCGTCACGTACAGATGGTCTCCGACTTGGGCGCCGCTGCGCAAGAGGACTCGGTGCGGTTTGACCGTCCCGGTCAAGGTAATGCTCACGAAGAGCCCTTGCGTGGAGGCGGATGTGTCGCCGCCGATCAGGCTGACCCGGTAGGGGCGGACCGCCTGCATCATGCCGCGGTAGAGGCGTTGAATCTGGTTGGTCGAGCCGGTCGGTGGGATGGCGATGGCTACCAGCATGAATCGCGGCGTGCCGCCCATTGCCGCGATGTCGCTCAGGTTGGCGATCGCGGCGCGGTAGCCGATGTCCTCGAAGGAGGACGTGGCAGGATCGAAATGTACCCCGTCGGCCAGCAGGTCCGTGGTCATCAGGGTCCACTCGGAGGCCGAGGTCCGGATGACGGCGGTGTCGTCGCCGATGCCGCGAATGACCTGCGGGTCCGATCGCCTGACCTGCGCCTGCAGTAGTTTGATCAGCGCGAACTCAGCGCGGACAGGGCCGGAGCGACGAGGTCGGCTGGGCGGCATATCAGACGATCGACGGCCTCGGGGGTGCCGACGGATGGAAGTGTCTTTTGGATGAGCCGGCGGCCCGCTTCGGCGTGGACCTTGCCGATTTCTCGGCCGGTTTCTTCGAGGTCCGGCGTGCGGGACGGGCGGCGGTTCGTCGCAGCGCGGCCTTGATCACATCGTCGACCGTTTCCACGAAGACCAACTCGATGCCCTTGAGCAGGTGCTTGGGAATCTCCTCCAAGTCTTTCTTGTTGCGCTTCGGCAGGATGACCGTCGAGAGTTTGGCCCGCTTGGCGGCCAAGATTTTTTCCTTCAACCCGCCGATCGGCAAGACCCGGCCGCGCAGGGTGATTTCACCGGTCATGGCCAAATCCCGGCGCACGGGAATCTGGGCCAAGGCCGAGGCGATGGCCGTCGCCATGGTGATGCCGGCCGACGGACCGTCTTTGGGAATGGCGCCAGCCGGCACGTGGATGTGGATGTCGTTCTTGGCGAACTGGTCGGGGGTGATCCCCAGTGTCTTTTCGCGCGAGCGTACGTAACTCAAAGCCGCCTGTGCCGATTCCTTCATCACGTCGCCGAGATGTCCGGTCAGGGTGAGTTGCCCCTTGCCCTTCATGACCGTAGCTTCGATGTAGAGCACGTCGCCGCCGCTTTCCGTCCAGGCCAGGCCGGTGGCCACGCCGACTTCGTCCTTTTCCAATTCCGCTTCCGGCACGAACTTCGGGACGCCCAGGAATTTGTGAAGGTTGTTTTGGTCGACGGTGTGACACTCGGTCTTACCCTCCGCCACCTTCTTGGCGACCTTTCGCATGAGGTTGGCGATCTCGCGTTCGAGATTCCGCACGCCGGCCTCGCGTGTGTAATGCGAGATGACATGGCGGATGGTTGCCTCACTGACACGCACGTGTTCTTCGGTGATCCCGTGTTCGTTCATCTGCCGCGGAATGAGATATTTTTGGGCGATGCCGAGTTTCTCTTCCTCGGTGTAGCCCGGAATGTCGATGACTTCCATGCGGTCGCGGAGGGCCGGCAAGATCGGATCCATCAGGTTCGCCGTGGTGACGAACATGACTTCGGTCAAATCGAACGGCACACCCAGGTAGTGATCGGTAAAGGTGCTGTTCTGTTCCGGATCGAGGACTTCGAGCAGGGCCGCCGAGGGATCGCCGCGGAAATCCATGCCGACCTTGTCCACCTCGTCCAGCATGAATACAGGGTTGTTGGTGCCCGCCTGTTTCATCCCTTGGATGATCCGGCCCGGCAGCGCGCCGACATAGGTGCGGCGATGCCCGCGGATTTCAGCTTCGTCTCGCACGCCGCCCAGGCTGATGCGTACGAACTCACGCCCGAGCGCACGGGCGATGGATTTGCCCAGAGAGGTCTTGCCGACGCCCGGCGGTCCCACGAAACAGAGGATGGGGCCCTTCATTTTTTCCTTCAGTTTCCGGACGGCCAAGTATTCGATGATGCGTTCCTTAACCTTCTCCAAATCGTAATGGTCCTCGTTTAGGACCTTCATCGCCGCCTTGAGATCAAGGTTGTCCTTGGATTTCTTGTTCCATGGCAGCTCCACCATCCATTCCAGATAGGTTCGTACCGTGGCGGATTCGGCCGTGTCGGGATGCATTTTTTCGAGACGCTTCAGCTGCTTTTCGGTTTCCTTCAGGACCTTCTCGGGCATCTTGGCGTCTTTGATACGCTTGCGGAATTCCGCCACCTCTTCGGCCCGTTCGTCCAACTCGCCGAGTTCCTTCTGGATCGCCTTGAGTTGTTCCCGCAGAAAGTACTCCCGCTGGGTCTTGTCCATCTCGCCCTTCGCCTGGGCCTGGATTTTCTGCTGCATGGAGAGGACATCGATTTCCTTCGCGAGAATCTCGCTGACCTGCCTGAGCCGTTGGATCGGATCGATGATTTCCAGCACCGCCTGCGTGATGTCGACCTTCAGCCCGAGGTTGGAGGCCACCATGTCCGCAAGGCGCCCCGGGTCTTCCAAATTTTCGATCACGACCATCACGTCGGGGATCAACACCTTGCCCAAGCTGACGATCTTCTCGATCTGCTCCTTGACGGTACGCATGACCGCTTCGGTCTCCAGCGTGGAGCCGGGCTGCTTGGTCTCCGCCAACTTGTGGATGCGCACCGAATAGTAGGGATCGTTCTGGATATATTCTTCGATCCTGCCTTTCGCGAGGCCCTGCACCAGGATCTTGATGCGCTCGTCGGGCAGCTTGAGCATCCGCATGATGATGCCCACGGTGCCCACGGAGTGAATGTCGTCGGGCTGCGGGTTCTCGACGTCCAGCGACTTCTGCGTGGCCAAGAACAACATGCGGTTGCCGGCGAGGGCCGCTTCGATGGCCTTGATGGACATCTCGCGCCCCACGAACAGCGGGAGCACCATGTAGGGAAAGACCACGATATCGCGAACAGGCAACAGCGGCAGCTGATCCGGCGGTTCCAGGTTTTGATTGCTCGAAAAGTCTTGTTCTAGCGCTTCAGCCATGAGGCTCCCATGTATCGGATGTGTGGTTTCGGTATGGTCGTTCGATGCGGGTGACGGCGCCCGTCATGCCCGGGTCAGTTGGCGGCGCGCGATCGACTCTGGCCGGAACGTCCGGTGCTTCGACGGCGGGTGTCCGGGGCCGTCGCGCCGAGTCGTTGTTGCAGGAACTCGCCGAACGACGGTCCAAGGGAAGGATTTTTCAGCGCCAACTCGACGGTCGCGATGAGGAATCCGAGTTTGTCCCCGGCGTCGTGCCGTTGCCCCTGGATTTCATGGGCAAACATCGGCGTAGTGCGGACGAGTTGCCGTAACGCGTCGGTCAGCTGAATTTCTCCGTTCTTGCCCGGCGGGGTTTTCCGGAGGATTGGGAAAATTTCCGGCGGCAGCACGTATCGGCCAATGACGGCCAGGTTGGAGGGCGCATCGGCGGGAGCGGGTTTCTCGACCAGGTCCTCGACCTTGTGCAGGCCGTTTCCGGCACGCCGGGCCGACACGATGCCGTACCGGCTGACTTCCTGGTGCGGGACTTCCTGCACGCCCAGCACGGCGCCCTTGCGTTGCTTGTAGATATGAATCAGCTGTGCGAGCCCCGGAACCGGAGCGTCGATGATTTCGTCGCCGAGGATGACGGCGAACGGCTCGTCGCCGATCAGGTGTTGGGCGCAGAGGACGGCATGGCCCAACCCCAACGCTTCGGACTGGCGGACATAACAGAAGTTCGCCAGGTTCGAAATATGCCGGATCTGGTTAAGGACCTGCCCCTTGCCGCTGCCCTTGAGATTTTCTTCGAGTTCGAGCGAGCGGTCGAAGTGATCTTCGATCGCACGTTTCCCTCGTCCGGTAATGACGATGATGTCTTCGATGCCGGATGCGACGGCCTCCTCCACGACGTACTGAATCAGCGGCTTGTCGACCAGCGGGAGCATCTCTTTGGGAGAGGCTTTGGTAGCGGGGAGAAAGCGTGTGCCCAGTCCAGCAGCGGGAATAATGGCCTTACGTACATCCATGCGCATCATAGGGCGATAGTATGTGATGGGGTAAGTGAAGTCAAGATTCGGTAGTGGGTCAGTTTGAATTGCTCTGATCTTGCGCATGCTTAAGCGGTCATGTATGCTGGAGGCATGAAAAAGAAAAAGCCATCCACTGACGTGAACGTGACCGCATTCCAGATTCTGCAATCGATTACCGGCGAACCTGCCACAGATCCACCAAAAAAGAAACCTAACGAACCCGAGAAGAATCCTGCCGCTGTCGCTCTTGGTCGTCTGGGCGGGCTCAAGGGCGGCAAGGCAAGAGCGGAAAAGCTCTCCACCAGGAAGCGCTCTGAGATCGCCAAGAAGGCCGCCGCTGCGCGCTGGAAAAATAAATGACGCTAATAATGTTTAGCGTTTGACGCAAAACATAGTTTATGGCATAGTGCCATCCAGGGCTGGACAAGAGCCGGAAAGGGGTACGCTATGGATGGCTATAAGTTGCGCGTCAAGATTGGCGATCATGAGTTCGAGGCCGAAGGGCCCGCCGATGTCGTAAAAGAACAATTCGAACTCTGGAAGTCTCTCGTAACCTCTGCTCCCCCTCCGCAAACTCCTCGTATTGATACACCGCCTCCTATTCAGCTAGAGCCGCGAAGCCCAGGCGGGCAAGCGGGTCAGGCATTCACTCCCGAGCAGCTACTCCACATCATCAGTATCGATGACAAACGAGATCTAGTCACGTTGCGCATATTGCCAAAGGGTGAGGACCGGCACCGCGAAGCCATTCTGATTGTACTCTATGGCTATCTAAAATCACGAAATATCGACGAAGTAGTAGTAACCAAGCTCAAATCATCGCTTGAGGCTTCGGGGTCTGCCCCGGATCGCGTTGACCGTGCTGCGGACCCCCTGCTTAAGGACCAGCTTGTTGTGAAGGGGGGGTCTGGTAAGGGCGGAAAATATCGACTCACAATGAAAGGTCAGGGCCGAGCGGAAGAATTGATCAGGGCGCTGTTAGAACAATTGGTGTGAATTTGAAAGGCCAACCAGGGACAAGCTGGTTGGCCTAAACCACCAATAGCGGGGTACGCTATGTTAGCCTTTCGGCTAAGTGGCAAGTTCACCATAGCAAAGTAATGCTTCGCCTGCAAGAGGGAAAGGAGGATCCGCTATGAAAAGAAGAGTTTCCGCCCCTATGCTCATGCTCACCGGCATGAGGGGCGAAAAGAGAAGAGGCCATCCCTTTAGGCTGTAGGAGGCTGGAGGGATGGCCTCATGGTGGGCCCCAAATATGTCGTTATTATCCGCCAAGACTGCCATGTTTGCAAGACGGCTCCTCGTAACCAACTTGACAATGCTTGAGCGGTCAAGCATAATACCTCCATACAGTGGAGGGAGCCATGAACAAGCTGAGCACGAAAGAGCGAGTCCAAATCATCGCCGCCTTGGTTGAGGGCAACAGCATCCGCGCTACATGCCGGATGACAGGTGCCGCGAAGGGAACCGTGCTCAAGTTGCTTGTGGATCTCGGCAAGGCGTGCGCGAAATATCAGGATGAGAAGTTGCGCGGCCTCTCCTGCAAACAGATTCAATGCGATGAAATTTGGTCCTTCTGTTATGCAAAAGAAAAGAATGTGCCGGAAGAGATGAAGGGGAAATTGGGATTCGGTGATGTCTGGACCTGGACAGCCATTGATGCCGACTCCAAGTTGATTGTGTCTTATTTAGTGGGCGATCGGAGCGCAGTGTATGCAAGGAAGTTTATTGATGACCTGGCTTCCCGCTTGGCTCATCGGGTGCAACTGACCACGGACGGACATAAAGCGTATCTCAGCGCTGCTGAAGGTGCCTTTGGTGCGGATGTCGATTACGCCATGTTAGACAAGATTTATAACGCGCCTCCCCGCGAAGGACAGGCCCGTTATAGCCCAGCCGAATGCTGCGGAACGCGCAAAATTAAGATCAAGGGCAATCCAGATATCAAGAAGGTTTCGACCAGCTATGTTGAACGGCAAAACCTTACCATGCGCATGAGCATGCGACGGATGACACGATTGACCAATGCATTTAGCAAGAAAATTGAAAACCAAGCCCATGCTGTGGCTTTGCACTTCATGCATTACAATTTCTGCCGAGTGCATCAGACCTTACGCGTCACGCCAGCAATGGAAGCGAAGGTCAGCGATCATGTGTGGAGTTTGGAAGAGATTGCCAGGCTCTTGGACTAAAGTAACGGTATTTGCCTAGGCGCGGGGCGAACCTCAATCACTTTTATGATCCTACGCTCAGTTCTAAGACCATTAATGGAATGCCAACTCTTGGTCAGCATTTCCACTTTCAAGACATCGCCCTTGGCAAATCCAACTTCTCGCCTATTCAACTTATCCAAAAAATCTTTGTCGCCCATATCAGCAGTTAAAGTTCCGTCCCCATCGGAGAATGTCCATTTCAACCCTTCATAGAAGGACGGTTTGATCACTTCCAAGTGAGCAATCCTAGATTCTTCTGTAAGAGGCTGTTCAATGTCTGCAGTCTTGGCTTTGAAGTGCTGATATTCTTCTTTGGTGATGGTCTCTACAACTTGGTTGTCGTGCTTAACTTCAAACTTATCGATGCCATCACGGTCCAACGGTTTAAGCGCACCTTCCAATGATTTACGAACTTCCCCAGAGTTGTATAGCTTCACCACGGATTGTGAGACTGTCAGAGTTGAATTGTTTATATAAATGGTTACGTTGCCTGCCTGGTCTGGCTCTACTTTGGTCACCTGCCTGCCGTTAATCCATTTAACCAGTTTTATCAGGCCTGTAGTGGCTCCTCCCGCCAACCCAAGCAATGCTGCTAATTGAGTGGCTGCTGTTACTGTGTCTCCAAGTAAAAATGATTTGGTTTGAGTTAATAGGGTTTGAACGACCTCTAGCCCGATATGAAATGATCCTGGCTCAAACTCGGCCTTGACGTGAACTGAAACTTGCGCATCGCTGCCATTCAACAACTTGTTGGCATCCTGGCACAGATCACCAATGGCTAGGAGAGCAGGGGCAAGTTCGCGCACATCCATGGTTCCGTTTGCCAAAATCGGACCATCGTAGACAACCTCTATTGTTGCTGTGCTCATAGTAGCTGGAGAATATCAGAACATGAGCCGGATTCAAACTGACCCACTACCCAAGATTCGGGCGCCGGGAAACTCCTTTACATTGAAAAATGTGGTCAATATAATCCGAGAGTTTGTGAGTTCCTGCGGGTCCGTGGTGGTGCCATGAATGCGGCGGCTTCGGTGATGTCGAATGCGACCATCGGTACGTCTCGATCCGTGGTTCGAGGACCTCGCGTGAGGGCGCAGACACGGCATGTAACGGTTTCCTATCTCGAGGTCCTGTGCAACCAGTGCCTGCATTCCCAGGCGGTACAGAAGGATTGCGGTGATCAAGGCGGGAGGCAGGCGGGGGGCGCAGGTCGTCATGCTCTTCCTGGTGGCGCTGTGCATGTGCGGCGTGTGGGCGCCGCTTCCCGCGCAGGACGGCGCGCCCCTGGTCACGTCGGTCGCTATTCGCGGACAGAAGCGCATTGAACTGCCGGCGATCCAAGGGCGCCTGACCCTCAGGCCGAATGACCGCTACACCGCCGACGCGATTCGCGAACAGGTCAAGATCCTCTACGGAACCGGCTACTTCGAGGACGTGCAGGTGGAAACGGACCCCGGCGCCACCGGCGTGGCCGTCACGTTCATTGTGCGAGAGAAGCCGTTCATCACCGAGATCGTCTTCGACGGGAATCAAGAGTTGAGCGACGACAAGCTCAAAGAGAAGATCACGATCAAAAGCCAGACCTTCCTCGACCAGCAACAGGCGAAAGAAAGCGCGGAAAAAATCAGGCTGACCTATCAAGAGGACGGCTTCTTCAATTGTCAGGTGATTCCCGTCATTCAGACCGTCGACGAAGACCGCAAGCGCCTCACCTTCTTCATCAAGGAAGGCACCAAGGCCAAGGTACGTCGCGTCAATTTCGAAGGCATGCGGTCGGTGACCAAGCAAGAGATCTTCAAGGTGACGGCCACTCGCGAGTGGATTCCCTGGTACGGCCTGTTCACGCAATTGAAGGTGCCGTCGTTGTTGTCGGATGCGGGCGTGCTCAAGCGGGAAGAGCTGGGCAACGACATCGAGCGGATACGGGAGGTCTATCTGAACAAAGGCTACATGAACGTTCAGATCAGCCAGCCGACGGTGGAACTCAGCGAAGACAAGAAGTGGTTCGAAGTCAGTTACGCCATCGTGGAAGGCGAGCCGTTCATCGTGCAGGAAGTCGGGTTCCGCGGCAACACCGTGTTCGAGGATCACGAATTGCGTGAAGGCCTGAACATCAGGCCGGGGGAAATCTTCCAGCGGGCCAAGATTCGCAGCGAGATCACCCGGATCACCGATCTCTACGGCGCCAAGGGGTATGCCTTCGCCGACGTCGTGCCGAACGTGACGCCGGACAACAAGGCGCACACCGCCACGATCACGCTCAACGTCAAGGAAGGCGAAATGATGCGGATCCGCGAGATCCACGTCAACGGCAACGACAAGACCCGCGACAACGTCATCCGCCGGGAGCTGCGCCTGGACGAGCAGGACGTCATCGACACCCTGGCCTTGAAGCGCAGTTTCCAACGGCTGAACAACCTCAACTTTTTCGAGACCGTAGAAATCCTCCCGCAGCAGGTCGACGTCGACAAGGTCGATCTCAACGTGAAGGTCAAGGAAAAGCCGACGGGACAGTTCAGCATCGGCGGCGGATTCAGCACGCTCGATAAATTGGTCGCGATCGCGGACATTACGGAAG
It contains:
- a CDS encoding HD domain-containing protein → MKLPPAHSPAPYDGSALIADPIHEYVTFTVPYATPNSSERTEKDLIDSPWVQRLRYIYQLQSARWVYPSAEHTRFVHSLGTMHVAGRFARHLYPFLKKVAPDLPSAPFVEEFLRITALLHDIGHGPFCHFFDDNYLHDFGLSHERLGQIIVREHVGPLIKKIRRSPSGPFERGEELNPDLIAHVILKEKGKDNSRIPRWLNLLQPVISGSYTADNLDYVLRDAYMCGVAVGPVDLTRLIHYTIITDRGFTIHKTGLPALQMFLNTRMYLYSNVYFHRTTRAIDIHLRDIFGDTMKRMFPENPAKHMEDYLTLTDWSLLEEVRRWKRSGRSTLRRLHREWAHILGRDVKWKMAYSTVLKEKGVERGMDFPSHEHFRQQIQKALPSRLKHFPFRVDMAPLDPRPDPKDTRSTPLLVYDPGTKGLSTEPLEEFLDLLPTRLVQFRIYALDHAEDAALSSAAATVLNKTPFSLESNF
- the lon gene encoding endopeptidase La; this translates as MAEALEQDFSSNQNLEPPDQLPLLPVRDIVVFPYMVLPLFVGREMSIKAIEAALAGNRMLFLATQKSLDVENPQPDDIHSVGTVGIIMRMLKLPDERIKILVQGLAKGRIEEYIQNDPYYSVRIHKLAETKQPGSTLETEAVMRTVKEQIEKIVSLGKVLIPDVMVVIENLEDPGRLADMVASNLGLKVDITQAVLEIIDPIQRLRQVSEILAKEIDVLSMQQKIQAQAKGEMDKTQREYFLREQLKAIQKELGELDERAEEVAEFRKRIKDAKMPEKVLKETEKQLKRLEKMHPDTAESATVRTYLEWMVELPWNKKSKDNLDLKAAMKVLNEDHYDLEKVKERIIEYLAVRKLKEKMKGPILCFVGPPGVGKTSLGKSIARALGREFVRISLGGVRDEAEIRGHRRTYVGALPGRIIQGMKQAGTNNPVFMLDEVDKVGMDFRGDPSAALLEVLDPEQNSTFTDHYLGVPFDLTEVMFVTTANLMDPILPALRDRMEVIDIPGYTEEEKLGIAQKYLIPRQMNEHGITEEHVRVSEATIRHVISHYTREAGVRNLEREIANLMRKVAKKVAEGKTECHTVDQNNLHKFLGVPKFVPEAELEKDEVGVATGLAWTESGGDVLYIEATVMKGKGQLTLTGHLGDVMKESAQAALSYVRSREKTLGITPDQFAKNDIHIHVPAGAIPKDGPSAGITMATAIASALAQIPVRRDLAMTGEITLRGRVLPIGGLKEKILAAKRAKLSTVILPKRNKKDLEEIPKHLLKGIELVFVETVDDVIKAALRRTAARPARRTSKKPAEKSARSTPKRAAGSSKRHFHPSAPPRPSIV
- a CDS encoding DUF2062 domain-containing protein, producing the protein MTDVRSLFRRILQLEETPRRTALAFAIGVFIAFSPTYGLHMVMVGFCAWAFGLNAVALLAGAFVNNPWTLIPILGATYWTGAVLLGVREMPSFDWSNLSFMGIYHQVMPYAWPFFLGGFVLSLAGGLLAYPIAFFLIRAYRQRTASAERNALPPSPGLR
- the thiL gene encoding thiamine-phosphate kinase, with the translated sequence MPPSRPRRSGPVRAEFALIKLLQAQVRRSDPQVIRGIGDDTAVIRTSASEWTLMTTDLLADGVHFDPATSSFEDIGYRAAIANLSDIAAMGGTPRFMLVAIAIPPTGSTNQIQRLYRGMMQAVRPYRVSLIGGDTSASTQGLFVSITLTGTVKPHRVLLRSGAQVGDHLYVTGTLGDSHAGLGLLRTPAGRGSNTLRPTHARFLLRRHHRPSARIAEGQWLIRHGLSGAAIDLSDGLTGDLTHLCEESRVGAELFPAALPLSPACRAYATSRGLDAVDIALQGGEDYELLFTVPAAQQGRFERLAACTDFRFTCIGRITSRRSGLRLRTEQGTTQPLVVTSYEHFLRPC
- the galU gene encoding UTP--glucose-1-phosphate uridylyltransferase GalU, with amino-acid sequence MMRMDVRKAIIPAAGLGTRFLPATKASPKEMLPLVDKPLIQYVVEEAVASGIEDIIVITGRGKRAIEDHFDRSLELEENLKGSGKGQVLNQIRHISNLANFCYVRQSEALGLGHAVLCAQHLIGDEPFAVILGDEIIDAPVPGLAQLIHIYKQRKGAVLGVQEVPHQEVSRYGIVSARRAGNGLHKVEDLVEKPAPADAPSNLAVIGRYVLPPEIFPILRKTPPGKNGEIQLTDALRQLVRTTPMFAHEIQGQRHDAGDKLGFLIATVELALKNPSLGPSFGEFLQQRLGATAPDTRRRSTGRSGQSRSRAAN
- the bamA gene encoding outer membrane protein assembly factor BamA, producing MIKAGGRRGAQVVMLFLVALCMCGVWAPLPAQDGAPLVTSVAIRGQKRIELPAIQGRLTLRPNDRYTADAIREQVKILYGTGYFEDVQVETDPGATGVAVTFIVREKPFITEIVFDGNQELSDDKLKEKITIKSQTFLDQQQAKESAEKIRLTYQEDGFFNCQVIPVIQTVDEDRKRLTFFIKEGTKAKVRRVNFEGMRSVTKQEIFKVTATREWIPWYGLFTQLKVPSLLSDAGVLKREELGNDIERIREVYLNKGYMNVQISQPTVELSEDKKWFEVSYAIVEGEPFIVQEVGFRGNTVFEDHELREGLNIRPGEIFQRAKIRSEITRITDLYGAKGYAFADVVPNVTPDNKAHTATITLNVKEGEMMRIREIHVNGNDKTRDNVIRRELRLDEQDVIDTLALKRSFQRLNNLNFFETVEILPQQVDVDKVDLNVKVKEKPTGQFSIGGGFSTLDKLVAIADITEGNLGGNGWLGRVRGQLGQQRSLGLVTFRNPYVNDSYNALQLDIYRTMTNYISYFESKSGASVTWSRWLSEYVNGSVSLFGEQLEYRDPQAGLCPDLIPLICRQLGTQSSTGVRTSIFRDTRDYYLDPRTGWRISVGVDYGTPALGGTNHFFKYYADVVKYTPLIYDTRFSVRVRYGATEGIGGRPIPLTERFFVGGINTMRGFVFGRAGPVTPSGSLLGSAKELIFNNDFIFTISSEAKLNGVFFFDYGNGFDDNEPVTFKLRSAVGFEARWISPFGPLRAAYGLNLDPRPTERQGVFEFTIGSLF
- a CDS encoding DDE-type integrase/transposase/recombinase; the encoded protein is MNKLSTKERVQIIAALVEGNSIRATCRMTGAAKGTVLKLLVDLGKACAKYQDEKLRGLSCKQIQCDEIWSFCYAKEKNVPEEMKGKLGFGDVWTWTAIDADSKLIVSYLVGDRSAVYARKFIDDLASRLAHRVQLTTDGHKAYLSAAEGAFGADVDYAMLDKIYNAPPREGQARYSPAECCGTRKIKIKGNPDIKKVSTSYVERQNLTMRMSMRRMTRLTNAFSKKIENQAHAVALHFMHYNFCRVHQTLRVTPAMEAKVSDHVWSLEEIARLLD